A section of the Anabaena cylindrica PCC 7122 genome encodes:
- a CDS encoding DUF1186 domain-containing protein yields the protein MQLEEILSELENNTGKFPRLALERAIQEQEAITPLLLATLEESKNNLEDLLEEPDYFLHIYSLFLLAQFRESKSYPIIVDFFSTPGDISLDVTGDVVTEDLGRILASISHGNLDPIKQLVENPAVNKFVRGAALKSLVILLVQKIISREQVVQYFEELFLSKLEKDNSHMWNKLVINSCDICAIELKEHIDRAFEEDLMERFFVNENNVNNSLEMGVEAALQKLHNKQHYTLINDTILEMESWNCFLADKPNKKDNSPISVKGFTLTLNKNKSQVDKKKKMQKESRRKNRSKKG from the coding sequence ATGCAACTAGAAGAAATTTTATCAGAACTAGAAAATAACACTGGTAAATTCCCCCGTTTGGCTTTAGAGAGAGCCATTCAAGAACAGGAAGCCATTACTCCTTTGTTATTAGCGACTTTAGAAGAAAGCAAAAATAATCTAGAAGATTTATTAGAAGAACCAGATTATTTCTTACATATTTATTCCCTGTTTTTACTAGCACAATTTAGAGAATCTAAATCTTATCCTATCATCGTCGATTTTTTTTCGACTCCGGGGGATATTTCCCTAGATGTAACCGGAGATGTGGTAACTGAAGATTTAGGTAGAATTCTTGCTTCTATCAGTCACGGAAATCTTGACCCTATTAAGCAACTGGTAGAAAATCCAGCGGTTAATAAATTTGTTAGAGGTGCTGCTCTAAAATCCTTAGTAATATTGCTTGTTCAAAAAATTATTTCTAGAGAACAGGTCGTCCAATATTTTGAGGAACTTTTTTTAAGCAAGCTGGAAAAAGATAATTCCCATATGTGGAATAAATTAGTGATTAATAGTTGTGATATCTGTGCTATTGAACTTAAAGAGCATATAGATAGAGCTTTTGAAGAAGATTTAATGGAAAGGTTTTTTGTAAATGAAAATAATGTCAATAATTCTCTAGAAATGGGTGTGGAAGCAGCCTTACAGAAACTGCATAACAAACAGCATTATACTTTGATTAATGATACAATATTAGAAATGGAGTCTTGGAATTGCTTTCTAGCAGATAAGCCGAATAAAAAAGATAATTCTCCGATTAGTGTGAAGGGGTTTACTCTAACATTAAATAAAAATAAAAGTCAAGTTGATAAAAAGAAAAAAATGCAGAAAGAATCTCGTCGAAAAAATAGATCGAAGAAAGGTTAA